A genomic stretch from Primulina huaijiensis isolate GDHJ02 chromosome 14, ASM1229523v2, whole genome shotgun sequence includes:
- the LOC140956737 gene encoding 3-methyl-2-oxobutanoate hydroxymethyltransferase 1, mitochondrial-like, whose protein sequence is MTVFSSISKTLCNSINRKQPKSCSMPTLLKCMSNVPENSVYGGPKPQNPNQRVTLTQLRQKYKKGEPITMVTAYDYPSGVHLDQAGIDICLVGDSASMVVHGHDTTLPISLDEMLVHCRAVARGAKSPLLAGDLPFGSYESSTRQAVETAVRVLKEGGMDAIKLEGGAPSRITAAKAIVEAGIAVMGHVGLTPQAISVLGGFRPQGKSVDSAVKVVETSIALQEVGCFAVVLECIPAPVAAAVTSALKIPTIGIGAGPFCSGQVLVYHDLLGMLQHPHHAKVTPKFCKQYARVGDVINKALLEYKQEVTTGVFPSSTHSPYKIATSDVDGFMHELQKMGLQDAASAAANAAEKMEATKL, encoded by the exons ATGACAGTTTTCTCTTCAATTTCAAAGACCCTTTGCAATTCAATCAACAGAAAGCAACCAAAATCCTGTTCTATGCCGACCCTTTTGAAATGCATGAGCAACGTCCCAGAAAACAGCGTCTACGGCGGGCCAAAGCCCCAGAACCCCAATCAGCGCGTGACGCTCACTCAGCTGCGCCAGAAGTACAAGAAGGGTGAACCAATAACGATGGTGACGGCTTATGATTACCCGTCGGGCGTGCATTTGGACCAGGCCGGAATTGATATTTGTCTTGTTGGTGATTCTGCTTCTATGGTGGTTCACGGTCACGACACCACCTTGCCCATATCGCTGGACGAGATGCTCGTGCACTGCCGAGCAGTGGCGCGCGGCGCCAAGTCGCCGCTGCTCGCTGGGGACCTGCCTTTTGGCAGTTACGAGTCCAGCACTCGTCAG GCAGTTGAAACAGCTGTGAGGGTCCTGAAGGAAGGAGGAATGGATGCAATTAAATTGGAAGGAGGAGCACCTTCGAGAATTACAGCAGCTAAAGCTATTGTAGAAGCTGGGATTGCTGTGATGGGGCATGTGGGTCTAACTCCTCAGGCCATAAGTGTTCTTGGAGGATTTAGGCCCCAAGGCAAAAGTGTCGATAGTGCTGTCAAg GTTGTGGAGACCTCCATAGCTTTGCAAGAAGTAGGATGCTTTGCTGTTGTTTTAGAATGCATCCCTGCACCTGTGGCTGCTGCTGTCACATCAGCTCTTAAGATCCCCACAATTGGCATTGGTGCCGGGCCTTTCTGTAGTGGTCAG GTGCTAGTTTACCACGATCTTCTTGGAATGCTGCAACATCCGCACCATGCCAAG GTCACTCCCAAGTTCTGTAAACAGTATGCTCGTGTTGGGGATGTCATCAACAAGGCTCTTCTGGAGTACAAGCAAGAAGTGACAACCGGTGTTTTTCCTAGCTCGACTCACAGCCCCTACAAAATTGCTACTTCAGATGTCGACGGTTTCATGCATGAGCTGCAGAAGATGGGTTTACAAGACGCGGCATCTGCAGCAGCCAATGCAGCTGAAAAGATGGAAGCTACGAAATTATAA